Proteins encoded in a region of the Marmota flaviventris isolate mMarFla1 chromosome 3, mMarFla1.hap1, whole genome shotgun sequence genome:
- the Miox gene encoding inositol oxygenase, which translates to MKVVVGPDPSLIYRPDMGPEAAKDKGSFRNYTSGPLLDRVFATYKLMHTHQTVDFVRKKHAQFGSFSCNKMTVMEAVDMLDSLVDESDPDVDFPNSFHAFQTAEGIRKAHPDKDWFHLVGLLHDLGKVLALWGEPQWAVVGDTFPVGCRPQASVVFCDSTFQQNPDLWDPRYSSELGMYQPHCGLENVLMSWGHDEYLYQMMRFNKFSLPPEAFYMIRFHSFYPWHTGGDYRQLCSQRDLDMLPWVQEFNKFDLYTKCPDLPDVDKLRPYYQELIDKYCPGVLSW; encoded by the exons ATGAAGGTGGTTGTG GGCCCCGATCCTTCCCTCATCTACCGACCTGACATGGGCCCAGAGGCCGCCAAAGACAAGGGCAGCTTCCGAAACTACACT TCGGGCCCTCTTCTGGACCGTGTCTTTGCTACCTACAAGCTCATGCATACCCACCAGACAGTGGACTTCGTCAGGAAGAAG CACGCCCAGTTCGGGAGCTTCTCCTGCAATAAAATGACTGTCATGGAGGCTGTGGACATGCTGGACAGCCTGGTGGATGAGTCGGACCCAGATGTGGACTTCCCCAACTCCTTCCATGCCTTCCAGACAGCAGAGGGCATTCGAAAGGCCCACCCAGACAAGG ACTGGTTCCACCTTGTTGGGCTCCTGCATGACCTGGGAAAGGTCCTGGCTCTGTGGGGAGAGCCCCAG TGGGCAGTCGTTGGAGACACCTTCCCTGTTGGCTGCCGTCCCCAGGCCTCTGTTGTGTTCTGTGACTCTACCTTCCAGCAGAACCCAGACCTCTGGGACCCTCGATACAG CTCAGAACTTGGCATGTACCAGCCCCACTGTGGGCTCGAGAACGTCCTCATGTCCTGGGGCCATGATG AGTACTTATACCAGATGATGAGGTTCAACAAGTTCTCCCTGCCTCCGGAG GCCTTCTACATGATCAGGTTCCACTCTTTCTACCCATGGCACACGGGCGGCGACTACAGGCAGCTGTGCAGCCAGCGAGACCTGGACATGCTGCCCTGGGTGCAGGAGTTTAA CAAGTTTGACCTGTACACCAAGTGCCCCGACCTGCCGGACGTGGACAAGCTGCGGCCCTACTACCAGGAGCTCATTGACAAGTACTGCCCGGGTGTCCTGAGCTGGTGA
- the Adm2 gene encoding protein ADM2, with translation MARLLAVTVTLGCISLLYLQLPGALSGGLGWGSRSSKPREPSAQILPRGQQPQHPAPLPVVWKPHQAPRPQGRASLAPIMGRALQDGGRRHSGPRRHLGSRRPQAQLLRVGCMLGTCQVQNLSHRLWQLVGPAGRRDLAPVDPSSPHSYG, from the exons ATGGCCCGGCTCCTGGCGGTCACGGTCACCCTGGGTTGCATCAGCCTCCTCTACCTGCAGCTCCCTGGCGCGCTGTCTGGcggcctgggctggggctcacGGTCCTCCAAACCCAG AGAGCCTTCAGCTCAGATTCTTCCCAGAGGCCAGCAGCCCCAGCACCCTGCACCCCTGCCTGTGGTCTGGAAGCCTCATCAGGCTCCCCGGCCACAGGGGAGAGCCAGCCTGGCTCCCATTATGGGTCGGGCTCTCCAGGATGGTGGTCGACGACACTCAGGTCCCCGGCGACACTTGGGATCCCGAAGGCCCCAAGCCCAGCTCCTGCGGGTTGGCTGTATGCTAGGCACCTGCCAGGTGCAGAACCTCAGCCACCGCCTCTGGCAGCTTGTAGGGCCAGCTGGCCGGCGGGACTTAGCACCTGTGGACCCCAGCAGCCCCCACAGCTATGGTTGA